A window from Tenacibaculum singaporense encodes these proteins:
- a CDS encoding T9SS type B sorting domain-containing protein, translating into MKRSSKSILLLLATFLLCINSSAQVLESIVINDLVGVSNRALCDQVGGTDYSLDISFTGIFEDANTFTIELSDENGSFSDPAKVKTLRTLISTAANDYNKGQGMDNISFQLQEGTYGKNYVIRVKTSNPVQTVQTASFEAYYDMFAEGELSINNGNSFTLCNGETREVSLDTNVIGEYLWYRRNGGTDELVATTQEPKYTIAETGQYYVVIDYGLCGGPKSRFLTVDGLSGADTQIKGASTIEICGDQSHTFEANATNTTYTYNWYLDGQLKQSSNNPTYTTPTAGQFGTYRLEIEAGTCTTVSNDVVLRQQTDAGYTVTNEGALKRIILFGESKELCISHDATPIEDVTIEWFRNGGAMGTAVRNQLCIDATTAGTYFARVTKSTGSACDAVVDSEEFVLLAVDSFNVVIRTATDYEECNSATTKLSMVGVKAIAEDGNEYDLTSDQIAMLNFDWKKDGISTGGTSEEYTVNSYADNGSYTLTVSTNTGKSGDSNAIDVKLVEVPQVSSTSTSNSLCAGSSIVYTIDNFNTSYTYQWIKDGDEDVTPTDPKTLVVTEVGEYVLKYSDSSCSNELAPINVIPFEDSAVTVTPSEIVVLEEGGSAIVVAAGGETYEWYQGEDTSGTLLSTTEQLEVTELGFYTVQVKVGNCTLYKTIEVVEPDGQIIVPNIVSPNQDGINDTWKLSNSYAYQPSVEIILYNSGGKEILKTTDYKNDWPVESLGNQKIFYYKIIREGRLIKAGTISVID; encoded by the coding sequence ATGAAAAGAAGCTCTAAAAGCATATTATTACTTTTAGCAACATTTCTACTGTGTATAAATTCAAGTGCTCAAGTGCTTGAAAGTATCGTTATTAACGATTTAGTGGGCGTGAGTAATAGAGCTCTTTGTGATCAGGTAGGAGGGACAGATTATTCTCTAGATATAAGTTTCACTGGTATTTTTGAGGATGCTAATACTTTTACAATAGAACTTTCTGATGAAAATGGGTCTTTTTCAGACCCAGCTAAAGTAAAAACATTAAGAACACTTATAAGCACAGCTGCAAATGACTACAATAAAGGTCAAGGTATGGATAATATTAGTTTTCAGCTGCAAGAAGGAACTTATGGGAAAAACTATGTGATACGTGTAAAAACAAGTAATCCTGTACAAACAGTACAAACAGCTTCTTTTGAAGCGTATTATGACATGTTTGCAGAGGGTGAGTTATCTATAAATAATGGTAACTCTTTTACATTATGTAATGGAGAGACAAGAGAGGTTTCCTTAGATACCAATGTTATTGGAGAATATTTATGGTATAGAAGAAATGGTGGTACGGATGAACTGGTAGCAACTACACAAGAACCTAAATATACGATAGCAGAAACAGGACAATATTATGTAGTAATTGATTATGGCTTGTGTGGAGGTCCAAAGTCAAGGTTTTTAACCGTTGATGGTCTTAGTGGAGCAGATACGCAAATTAAAGGGGCGTCAACTATTGAAATTTGTGGAGATCAATCTCATACATTTGAAGCAAATGCTACTAATACTACTTATACCTATAATTGGTATTTAGATGGCCAATTAAAACAATCTTCAAATAATCCAACATACACAACACCAACTGCAGGTCAATTTGGTACATACCGTTTAGAAATTGAGGCAGGAACATGTACTACAGTTTCAAATGATGTAGTATTACGACAACAAACAGATGCAGGATACACAGTAACCAATGAAGGTGCTCTGAAACGAATTATATTATTTGGAGAATCAAAAGAATTGTGTATAAGCCATGATGCTACACCTATTGAAGATGTAACCATTGAATGGTTTAGAAACGGGGGGGCAATGGGAACAGCTGTGCGAAATCAATTATGTATTGATGCAACAACAGCAGGAACTTACTTTGCAAGAGTTACAAAAAGTACAGGTTCTGCTTGTGATGCTGTAGTTGATTCAGAAGAATTTGTGCTATTAGCTGTAGACTCATTTAATGTAGTAATTAGAACTGCTACTGATTATGAAGAGTGTAATTCAGCTACTACAAAGTTAAGCATGGTAGGCGTAAAAGCCATAGCTGAAGATGGAAACGAATATGATTTAACTTCCGATCAAATAGCTATGCTAAACTTTGACTGGAAAAAAGATGGAATTTCTACCGGAGGAACAAGTGAAGAGTATACTGTTAATTCATATGCTGATAATGGTTCATATACATTAACAGTAAGTACAAATACAGGAAAAAGTGGTGATTCTAATGCTATTGATGTAAAGCTAGTAGAGGTGCCTCAGGTATCTTCTACATCAACTTCAAACTCTTTATGTGCAGGTTCTTCTATTGTTTATACAATAGATAACTTTAATACGAGTTATACTTATCAATGGATAAAAGACGGTGATGAAGATGTAACCCCTACAGACCCCAAAACATTAGTAGTAACTGAAGTAGGGGAGTATGTGTTAAAATATTCTGATTCAAGCTGCAGCAACGAGTTAGCACCGATAAATGTTATTCCTTTTGAAGATTCAGCAGTAACCGTTACTCCATCAGAAATTGTTGTGCTGGAAGAAGGAGGTTCTGCTATAGTTGTGGCAGCTGGTGGAGAAACTTATGAATGGTACCAAGGAGAAGATACTTCAGGAACTTTGTTGTCAACAACAGAGCAGTTAGAGGTAACTGAATTAGGTTTTTATACAGTGCAAGTAAAAGTAGGTAACTGTACACTATATAAGACAATAGAAGTAGTAGAGCCAGATGGACAAATTATAGTGCCTAATATTGTATCGCCTAATCAAGATGGAATTAATGATACTTGGAAATTGTCTAATTCGTATGCATACCAACCAAGTGTAGAGATAATATTGTATAATTCAGGTGGAAAAGAAATTTTAAAAACAACTGATTACAAAAATGATTGGCCTGTAGAAAGTTTAGGCAATCAAAAAATATTTTATTATAAGATTATTAGAGAAGGTAGGCTTATTAAAGCAGGAACGATATCAGTAATAGATTAA
- a CDS encoding PorP/SprF family type IX secretion system membrane protein, with protein sequence MIRKITLFIIIVLNVFVVQAQFSGGEQQYSSFSSRNFMKFNRFLTVPTFSALRENKTSLSAIVRNSNVEFEDNPRLYLATYSGKMRENVGAGLAIYQQEVGVFKDFGALANYAHRLQLNETMDLTFGFNFLYSRRSADGLKVNSAEPDPQISNYQDLPIVNFQPAITLSIGKFDVGVFFENLVDFNLKKSEMATSFGEKTFSGHLMYSHELTYAKGLFEGADIRMLAMARKPGNGEFGYGANAIVDLPKAGWVKAGYDKTYGISAGVGVNLSDKLAIGFTYEKSSFAATNEIGLIYNFGKRSFTRERPKRRTGNVKVNLPERAPKREIEYKNPEHNDLSDEIQQAQDSIDILNKKIDEVLRLLKNQPAPKTTTNTVIIRDTVQSKDTSLKRRSNKPWRKSTITRSGGGGTMYYVVSDQFRSKENAEALIDKWSRLDIEAKYVFEPKKKLYYVYLDRFAKEEDAEEEVDNFNDKTRLFEKNDEKKDNSTIKVQKTTKDPVYVVKITLGGALSSYEEPKTQPPARVYPMEAEGVEPGYYLRVYVNSQKALADRNVDELRNDNIDADYFVDPKTGFMHVYIFKTTDRAEAIKMYNTNLNGAFYDRKAIVQIK encoded by the coding sequence ATGATTAGAAAAATTACTTTATTTATTATTATAGTATTAAATGTGTTTGTGGTACAAGCACAGTTTTCTGGTGGTGAACAGCAATATAGTAGCTTTAGTTCACGTAACTTTATGAAATTTAATCGTTTTTTAACGGTACCTACTTTTTCTGCTCTAAGAGAAAATAAAACTTCACTTTCTGCTATAGTTAGGAATAGTAATGTTGAGTTTGAAGACAACCCCAGATTATATTTGGCTACATATTCAGGGAAAATGCGGGAAAATGTAGGAGCTGGTTTAGCAATTTATCAACAAGAAGTAGGAGTTTTTAAAGATTTCGGTGCCTTAGCTAACTATGCGCACCGTTTGCAGTTAAATGAAACGATGGATTTAACTTTTGGATTTAACTTCCTGTATAGCAGAAGAAGTGCAGATGGGTTAAAAGTAAATTCAGCAGAACCAGATCCTCAAATTTCAAATTACCAAGATCTTCCTATCGTTAATTTTCAACCAGCAATAACATTATCTATAGGAAAGTTTGATGTAGGAGTGTTTTTTGAGAATTTAGTTGATTTTAATCTGAAAAAGAGTGAAATGGCTACTTCTTTTGGAGAAAAAACATTTTCAGGACATTTAATGTATTCACATGAATTAACTTACGCAAAAGGACTTTTTGAAGGAGCAGATATACGAATGTTAGCAATGGCAAGAAAACCGGGAAATGGAGAATTTGGTTATGGGGCAAATGCTATTGTAGATTTACCTAAAGCAGGTTGGGTAAAAGCGGGTTATGATAAAACGTACGGTATTTCAGCAGGTGTAGGAGTGAATTTATCGGATAAGCTAGCAATTGGTTTTACCTATGAAAAGAGTAGTTTTGCCGCAACTAATGAAATAGGGTTGATTTATAACTTTGGAAAAAGGTCGTTTACTAGAGAACGCCCTAAAAGAAGAACAGGCAATGTAAAAGTAAACCTTCCAGAACGAGCACCAAAACGTGAAATTGAATATAAAAATCCAGAGCACAACGATTTATCTGATGAAATTCAACAAGCACAAGATTCTATTGATATTCTGAATAAGAAAATTGATGAGGTGTTACGTTTATTGAAAAATCAACCAGCACCGAAAACAACTACAAATACAGTAATAATAAGAGATACGGTTCAGTCAAAAGATACTTCATTAAAAAGAAGGTCAAATAAACCATGGCGTAAGAGTACAATAACACGTTCAGGAGGAGGCGGTACTATGTATTATGTAGTTTCTGATCAGTTTAGAAGTAAAGAAAATGCAGAAGCATTAATAGATAAATGGTCTCGATTAGATATTGAAGCAAAATATGTATTTGAACCTAAGAAAAAGTTGTATTACGTTTACCTTGATAGGTTTGCAAAAGAGGAAGATGCAGAAGAAGAGGTAGATAATTTTAACGATAAAACTCGATTATTTGAAAAGAACGATGAGAAGAAAGATAACTCAACGATAAAAGTTCAAAAAACAACAAAAGATCCAGTATATGTGGTTAAAATTACTTTAGGAGGGGCACTGAGTAGTTATGAAGAACCTAAAACACAACCACCTGCTAGAGTTTATCCTATGGAAGCTGAAGGAGTAGAACCAGGGTACTATTTAAGAGTATATGTTAACTCACAAAAAGCATTAGCAGATAGAAATGTAGATGAGTTACGAAATGATAATATAGATGCAGATTATTTTGTAGACCCCAAAACAGGATTTATGCATGTTTACATTTTTAAAACAACTGATAGAGCAGAAGCAATAAAAATGTACAATACAAATTTAAATGGAGCCTTTTACGATCGTAAAGCAATCGTACAAATAAAATAG